GGCTTTCTCTGACCCAAGCGTATTTAGTCAATATGATATGGAATTCAGAAGAATACATGACGAAGCGGAATTTTATGAAAGGGATGTTTATATTATTTCTGCCGTAAAACAAGAAGAGAATAAATACTTATTCAACTTTGATGTTGTTAGTTATTATGAAGGCCAAGAAGAGCCAAGTGTTAACCGCTACAGTGTTTATATCAAGTTTGAATGTGCCCCGCTAGAAAAGATTTCACCATCTCTAAGAAATATAAACCCCCTCGGCATACAAATAGTATGGTACAGAGGAGATAAAGAGACAAATAATAATAACAATACAAATAGTTATGATGAAGATATTTAATAATTTAACAAAAACAATTCCATTAGTTTTATTTCTCGCCCCTAGCGTTGCCTATAGTGCCGATTTAACAGATTTGTTAATGCAAAGCCCTATGCCAAAGGTTCAGCAAAGTGTTCCTAAGTATAAGCAAAGTAAAACCACCACCACAATGGAAAAGGCTTTAAATGCAAAGAATCTAAAGGCTGTAACCTCGCATAGATATGACAGGTTTAAAACTTATAAGATAAAGCTGGGTTTATACCTTACAACAACTATTTCCTTACCGAAAAATGAGAAAATTCTTACCTATTCAGTCGGAGACGGAAAGGTGTTTGATGTAGAGCATGATAAGGCCTTACCTAACATACTCACAATTAACACATATGAAGAAGGTTATGTAACAAATCTTACTGTTATTACAGATAAGAATCAGAAGATTTATAACTTCTTACTGAAGTCTTATAATAGTGATCGTTGGGTTATTCCTGGTTTTACTTACTACATAACTCAAAGTGAAGAAGTAGAAATAGCTGAACGTCTCACAAAACTAAAATCTAATAATAAAAACATCAAGGATGTTGAAAAGCTAGACCAACTTAATACTTCTTATAAAATCAAGGGTGATGACCTTATAGCTCCAAAGTATGCCTATGATGATGGTAAGTTTACCTATCTTGATTTTGGAGATAGATATTTATCAGATCGCATGCCTACAGTGTATAAAGTCGTGGATGGGTACGATTCAGTAATTAATAAACACATGGAAGGTAATATCCTTGTTGTTGAAACTCTTTCACCCGAAGGCTTTACCCTAAAGAATGGTGATAGCCATGTGTGTATTATTCCTAAGAAAAAATTAAGCAAAGTATATAAAGATGATAAATAATATTCTCCAACATAAAACATTATTAATTGCGACTGGAGCTACAATTGCTGTTATTACAACAACGGCAATTGCTGTAAAGAGTGGCAATAACTCAAAACAAGAAGCAAAAGAACAAAAAAAGATAGAATATGTTTTTGATGAGGAGTTCTTTGGTAAAACCGGTAAGACAATAGAAATCAAAGAAAATCCTTTCCTTGCTGAGAAAATAGAAGAACCAGAGGCAAAGCCTCAAATTCAATATGTTCATGTTCCTGTAAGAGAGCAAAGAGAAAGAGGGACATTTCAGAATAAGAGTTTCATCTCTTATAACGACAATGATAATGATGGGAGTTCTTTTCTTCTTGATAATAAAGACAATAACCCATCTACAATAGTTGGCAAGTCCTATGACTTATCTAGAGTTATAACCACAAACAAATATATTCCTCTAGTTTTAGACTCTGCTATTAATACAGAAATCCCCTCAAATACTGTTACGGCAATAGTTGAAAGTAATGTATATGGCTATCATGCCAAGGATGTATTAATTCCCAGATACTCAATAGTTGAGGGAAGGTTTGAGGCCGTTATGACTAAAGCCTCAAAAAGAATCCAGCTTGCATGGTATAAAATCACCACTCCTGACGGCAAGATAATTGAATTAGAGGATAGTGTTTCAATGGATTATACAGGTGCAAGCGGTGTTACAGGCCATGTAGATACAAGAGCTATGGAAAAGTACGGCGGAGCTTTAGCATTTGGTGGTATAAATGCTTTAGCTAATTTGTCTGTTGATCTTGACTCCACAAGACAACAAGCCTTTGTTCAATCCATCACTCAACAAGTACTACCAATCACTACTGAGATGATAAGGCAAAAAATCAACATCAAGCCAATTATTACAATTAGGCAAGGTGAAAGGTTTAATATTAAGCCTCATAAGAATCTTTATTTCAAAGAGGCAAACGGTCAATCAATAAAAACAATATTTGTAGATTAGTTATGAAAAAAATATATACCAAAGTTATTACCTTAGTTCTAGTCGCTGTATTTACTAACTCCACTTATGCCTTTAGTAAGAATGACGATGTGTTAAAGCTCAAGGTTACAGACAACAAAGAGAAGGTGGCAAGAGCGGAGATTCTAAACCTAGATGATAGTAATGAATATTATGAAGATTTAAAGGTAATAGAACTGGTAGGTAAAAAAACACAAACTAAAGATGTTTTAAATATTGATTGGAATAAAATTAAACTGGGCGAGGCGGAGATACCTATTTCTCCTCCTTTTTCTTCCAAGGTTAAAGTAACAAATGATATAAAAAAAGGAAATAAGTTCTCTGCGAAGGGAAGTTATTCCCACCTTATATCTTCGATGGAAGAATTATTACAGATGCAAGAAGACTCTAATAAAAAATACACAAAGAACACCCGTAAAACTGTAAATACTAACTCTACAAGTAGCTCTTCATTTCAGTCATCTTATAGGCCTTTAACAAATCTTAATAATAATAAAGATGAAGAAGAAATATTTACTTCCGCAGTAACTGAAATAGGAGAGGAAATTACTCTTACAGATGGATGTTTGCCTTATGTTGACTACGAATTAAATACTATATACATGCAGCAAAGAGTTATAAGGGACGGAGAAGAAATACAGGCCTGTCATAACTCAAGCATATCCTTTCCATTACAAAAGGATTATGATGTTTGCCCCGACAAAGAGGACGCTAGTACAGGTGCGAAGGAGGTATACTTCCAATATTACTACATTGATGATAGAAACGGCAACAATGCAAGACTGGATGTAGGACAATGCCAACTTGACCTTTTCCAAAGTACAGGTGGAGATACTCAAGAGGTAACTACAACAGATGGCTGTAGTCCTTATATTGATTATACTTTAAGTTCAGTATATATTCAGC
The Candidatus Woesearchaeota archaeon DNA segment above includes these coding regions:
- a CDS encoding TrbI/VirB10 family protein, coding for MINNILQHKTLLIATGATIAVITTTAIAVKSGNNSKQEAKEQKKIEYVFDEEFFGKTGKTIEIKENPFLAEKIEEPEAKPQIQYVHVPVREQRERGTFQNKSFISYNDNDNDGSSFLLDNKDNNPSTIVGKSYDLSRVITTNKYIPLVLDSAINTEIPSNTVTAIVESNVYGYHAKDVLIPRYSIVEGRFEAVMTKASKRIQLAWYKITTPDGKIIELEDSVSMDYTGASGVTGHVDTRAMEKYGGALAFGGINALANLSVDLDSTRQQAFVQSITQQVLPITTEMIRQKINIKPIITIRQGERFNIKPHKNLYFKEANGQSIKTIFVD
- a CDS encoding TrbG/VirB9 family P-type conjugative transfer protein, which codes for MKIFNNLTKTIPLVLFLAPSVAYSADLTDLLMQSPMPKVQQSVPKYKQSKTTTTMEKALNAKNLKAVTSHRYDRFKTYKIKLGLYLTTTISLPKNEKILTYSVGDGKVFDVEHDKALPNILTINTYEEGYVTNLTVITDKNQKIYNFLLKSYNSDRWVIPGFTYYITQSEEVEIAERLTKLKSNNKNIKDVEKLDQLNTSYKIKGDDLIAPKYAYDDGKFTYLDFGDRYLSDRMPTVYKVVDGYDSVINKHMEGNILVVETLSPEGFTLKNGDSHVCIIPKKKLSKVYKDDK